In Thalassoglobus sp. JC818, the following are encoded in one genomic region:
- a CDS encoding DEAD/DEAH box helicase — protein MQQRRLWEEDALSQFHPVIQDWFRSRFAGPTDPQLAGWPHIARGDHTLIAAPTGSGKTLTAFLAIIDRLFRMSLSGEMDPELHVIYLSPLRALSNDMEKNLTGPLEEIYELARSQGLDVSPISVGLRTGDTPSHRRAAMVKKPPHILVTTPESLFLLLTAERSREMLRSVRTVIIDEIHALVRDKRGSHLALSLERLEALATFPLQRIGLSATQKPISRMAEFLIGQRTDNFEEEVSVAPELKELNCQIVDVGHQRDLDLGIETPPSELSAVCSHEQWAEVNGRLVELIQSHRSTLIFVNTRRLAERVTHQLTELLGEDAVASHHGSLSKEIRLSTEQRLKSGELKAVVATASLELGIDVGFIDLVIQLGSPRSIAAFLQRIGRSGHALGLVPKGRLFALTRDELVECMALFRAIRAGRLDVTPIPEAPLDILAQQIVGEVANQEWDIDDLFNCFRRAWPYQKLTREKYQEVLQILSTGVTDQAGRARALIHFDHVNRRIKGRKAARLIAMNNSGAIGETDLLRVVLEDENTVVGTVDEEFGIESSAGDIFLLGNSSWRIQRLRGNDLIVSDAHGAPPTIPFWRGEAPGRTIELSEEISNLREEIEQKLITVDKSVTDGLSKISEQDRPDRYRTIVNWLISETHCDESAAWQTVMYIAAQRAAVGVIPTTRRVVFERFFDESGGMQLVVHAPFGGRINRAWGLSFRKRFCRSFDFELQASADDDGFILSLGPQHSFPIESLFPMMRPDNAQNLLEQALLVDPTFHLRWRWNVTRSLFVDRMRNGKKVPPALQRFRSEDLLTAVFPKLTGCQENITGDHEIPSHPLVQQTMEDCLREALDIDGLVEVLGRVDRDEITYVGRDTREPSPFAYELLNANPYAFLDGGEVQERRARAVATRRSLSIESVRDLGKLDPEAIRAVVAEVQPLIRNEDELHDALVTRFLVPVDDRDESWVRQLCFRTDEHTELIQDLVDQSRIVRIESEDGLQAWVPVECWPAIQKLWPNLESENSVAVPPTVRQQWNESEALVAVLRGLVETSGPVTAVQIADVLHLPVSRVMGGLIALEGEGIVLRGRFLNYDPDLDSDSVDIEWCHRRLLARIHRRTISGLRKEIEAVSPAVYQKFLERHHGATKGHQRTGSDGVFEAIAQLQGIDLPAASWEESVLPQRIAEYQPAWLDELCLSGEIGWGRLGAVAKKKTSGRPMASVTKAVPVSIFLREDVDWLSDSKGERDIESLSDSAKEIVGLLQTRGALFARDLLELTNHLPTQLDDYLGELVAHGWITADGFSGLRKLTQTRAEVKSSRRRPSRQRQRQATTQVGRWTLCETTDLQNNEERSEDTAISRDELVEQWAWQLIRRWGVVFRELVLRESLAPQWWELLRVFRRLEARGEIRGGRFVSGVGGEQFALGEAIRELRTLRSDEGEPQLTVFSAADPLNLTGVVGPGRRIPALAGNRIATLNGSIVATKKSDEVWMAEELPDSVRQQIAMEFGLIRKSKSTDRQRVFDRQEGSRKRKTRKRKRPDSGVPKPFPF, from the coding sequence ATGCAGCAGCGAAGACTTTGGGAGGAAGACGCTCTCTCTCAATTTCATCCGGTGATTCAGGATTGGTTCCGCTCTCGTTTCGCAGGTCCTACAGATCCGCAGCTGGCAGGCTGGCCGCATATCGCCAGAGGTGATCACACTTTGATCGCCGCTCCGACGGGAAGTGGAAAAACGCTGACCGCATTTCTCGCGATTATTGATCGTCTCTTTCGGATGTCGCTGTCTGGAGAGATGGACCCCGAGCTGCACGTCATCTATCTCTCTCCACTTCGCGCCCTGTCGAATGACATGGAGAAAAACCTGACGGGGCCGCTGGAGGAAATTTACGAACTCGCACGAAGTCAGGGGCTGGACGTTTCTCCGATTTCTGTCGGGCTGCGAACGGGAGATACTCCTTCCCATCGTCGGGCAGCGATGGTCAAAAAGCCGCCCCATATTCTCGTCACGACTCCGGAATCTCTCTTCTTGCTGCTGACGGCAGAACGAAGCCGCGAGATGCTTCGTTCTGTGCGGACGGTCATCATCGACGAAATTCATGCACTCGTGCGAGACAAACGCGGATCGCATCTCGCACTTTCTCTCGAACGACTGGAAGCTCTCGCGACGTTTCCGCTGCAACGAATCGGACTTTCTGCCACGCAAAAGCCGATTTCCAGAATGGCTGAATTTCTGATCGGGCAGCGAACTGACAATTTCGAGGAAGAAGTATCAGTAGCACCTGAGCTGAAGGAATTGAACTGTCAAATCGTCGATGTTGGGCATCAACGCGATCTCGATCTGGGAATTGAGACTCCGCCGAGTGAGTTGTCAGCAGTCTGTTCGCATGAGCAGTGGGCAGAGGTCAATGGTCGGCTTGTTGAGTTGATTCAAAGTCACCGCAGCACATTGATTTTCGTCAACACTCGTCGGCTTGCCGAACGCGTGACTCATCAGTTGACTGAACTTCTCGGTGAAGATGCCGTTGCGAGTCATCACGGCTCACTCTCGAAAGAAATCCGTCTCAGCACTGAACAGCGACTGAAGTCTGGAGAATTAAAGGCAGTCGTCGCGACGGCTTCGCTCGAGCTCGGAATTGATGTTGGGTTTATCGATCTTGTAATTCAGTTGGGCTCGCCGCGTTCGATTGCTGCCTTTCTGCAGAGAATTGGTCGGTCGGGGCATGCTTTGGGACTCGTCCCCAAGGGGCGACTGTTCGCGCTGACTCGCGATGAGCTTGTCGAATGTATGGCACTGTTTCGAGCGATTCGCGCGGGCCGACTCGATGTGACTCCGATTCCGGAAGCTCCGCTGGACATTCTGGCTCAACAGATCGTTGGCGAAGTTGCCAATCAGGAATGGGATATCGATGACCTGTTCAACTGCTTTCGACGTGCATGGCCGTATCAAAAGCTGACACGCGAGAAGTATCAGGAGGTTTTACAGATCCTCAGCACCGGAGTCACCGATCAGGCTGGTCGAGCGCGTGCGCTAATTCACTTTGACCATGTGAACCGACGAATCAAAGGGCGGAAGGCAGCCCGGTTGATCGCGATGAACAATTCCGGGGCCATCGGAGAGACGGATTTGCTCCGTGTTGTCCTTGAAGATGAAAACACTGTCGTCGGGACAGTCGATGAAGAGTTCGGAATTGAAAGCTCAGCGGGGGATATCTTTCTTCTCGGAAACTCCTCGTGGCGGATTCAGCGACTGCGCGGAAATGATTTGATCGTCAGCGATGCACATGGAGCTCCGCCGACGATTCCATTCTGGAGAGGTGAAGCTCCGGGACGGACGATCGAACTTTCGGAAGAGATTTCCAATCTCCGCGAAGAAATCGAACAGAAACTGATCACCGTCGATAAGTCGGTGACTGATGGGCTTTCGAAGATCAGCGAACAGGATCGACCGGACAGGTATCGAACAATTGTAAACTGGCTCATCTCTGAGACTCATTGCGACGAATCAGCTGCGTGGCAAACGGTGATGTATATCGCTGCGCAGCGAGCAGCTGTGGGAGTGATTCCAACGACGCGTCGGGTCGTCTTTGAAAGGTTCTTCGACGAGTCGGGCGGCATGCAGCTGGTGGTTCATGCTCCCTTTGGCGGTCGAATCAATCGGGCGTGGGGACTTTCGTTTCGAAAGCGGTTTTGTCGGTCGTTTGATTTCGAGTTGCAAGCTTCAGCGGATGATGATGGCTTTATCCTCTCGCTCGGACCTCAGCACAGCTTTCCGATTGAGTCGCTGTTCCCAATGATGCGACCGGACAACGCGCAGAACCTTCTGGAGCAGGCACTTCTGGTCGACCCGACGTTTCACCTCCGCTGGCGATGGAATGTCACTCGCTCTTTGTTTGTCGACCGCATGCGGAATGGAAAGAAGGTTCCTCCAGCACTGCAGAGATTTCGAAGCGAAGATCTGCTGACTGCTGTCTTTCCCAAGCTGACCGGATGTCAGGAGAACATCACCGGAGATCATGAAATCCCGAGTCATCCATTGGTCCAACAGACGATGGAAGACTGTCTGCGTGAGGCCCTCGACATCGATGGACTTGTCGAAGTTCTCGGACGCGTTGATCGAGATGAGATCACCTACGTTGGTCGAGACACGCGGGAGCCATCTCCTTTTGCTTACGAGTTACTGAATGCAAATCCTTACGCGTTTCTAGACGGCGGAGAGGTTCAGGAACGGCGGGCTCGTGCAGTCGCGACTCGACGTTCGCTCAGCATCGAAAGTGTGCGCGATCTTGGGAAGCTGGACCCGGAAGCAATTCGAGCAGTGGTCGCGGAAGTTCAGCCATTGATTCGGAATGAGGATGAACTCCACGATGCTCTCGTGACACGATTTCTGGTTCCGGTCGATGATCGCGATGAAAGCTGGGTGAGACAGCTTTGCTTTCGAACAGACGAACACACGGAGTTAATCCAAGATCTGGTCGATCAATCACGCATCGTCCGAATCGAGTCAGAAGACGGACTCCAAGCGTGGGTGCCTGTCGAGTGCTGGCCAGCGATTCAAAAACTCTGGCCGAACCTCGAATCCGAAAACTCAGTGGCTGTTCCGCCGACGGTCCGTCAGCAATGGAATGAGAGTGAAGCTCTCGTTGCTGTCCTCCGTGGGCTGGTTGAAACGAGCGGACCTGTCACAGCGGTTCAAATCGCTGACGTTCTCCATCTTCCGGTTTCACGTGTGATGGGAGGATTGATCGCATTGGAAGGGGAAGGAATTGTTCTTCGAGGACGGTTCCTCAACTATGACCCAGACCTCGACAGTGATTCTGTCGACATCGAATGGTGTCACCGACGTTTGCTGGCGCGAATTCATCGACGGACGATTTCCGGGTTGAGAAAAGAGATCGAAGCGGTCTCTCCGGCGGTCTATCAAAAGTTCCTCGAGAGACATCACGGCGCGACGAAGGGGCATCAGCGAACCGGCAGCGACGGAGTCTTCGAAGCCATCGCACAACTGCAGGGAATTGATCTTCCGGCTGCTTCTTGGGAGGAATCAGTTCTGCCGCAACGTATCGCGGAATACCAACCAGCGTGGCTGGATGAGCTGTGTCTTTCTGGTGAAATCGGATGGGGACGGCTGGGAGCGGTCGCCAAAAAGAAAACGTCCGGACGACCTATGGCTTCTGTGACAAAAGCGGTTCCTGTCTCGATTTTTCTGCGTGAGGATGTCGATTGGCTGAGTGATAGCAAGGGAGAACGCGATATCGAATCGCTTTCAGATTCGGCAAAGGAGATCGTCGGACTGTTGCAAACTCGTGGAGCTTTATTTGCTCGTGATCTGTTGGAATTGACCAACCATCTTCCGACTCAACTCGATGACTATCTTGGAGAACTGGTCGCGCACGGATGGATTACTGCCGACGGATTTTCCGGGCTTCGCAAGTTGACTCAAACACGCGCGGAAGTGAAGTCGTCACGACGAAGGCCTTCGCGACAAAGACAACGGCAAGCAACGACGCAAGTGGGCCGCTGGACACTTTGCGAGACGACCGATTTGCAGAACAACGAAGAGAGAAGTGAAGACACTGCAATCTCACGAGATGAACTGGTCGAGCAATGGGCCTGGCAGTTGATTCGACGATGGGGAGTCGTGTTTCGCGAACTGGTTCTTCGAGAAAGTCTCGCGCCTCAATGGTGGGAACTCTTGCGTGTCTTTCGTCGACTCGAAGCTCGCGGAGAAATTCGCGGGGGACGTTTTGTGTCTGGCGTAGGAGGAGAGCAATTCGCCCTGGGAGAAGCCATTCGTGAGCTGAGGACTCTTCGAAGCGATGAAGGCGAACCGCAACTGACGGTATTTTCCGCTGCAGATCCTCTCAATCTCACCGGTGTGGTCGGTCCCGGCAGAAGGATTCCCGCTCTCGCTGGAAATCGAATTGCGACCCTCAACGGATCGATCGTCGCGACAAAGAAGAGTGATGAAGTTTGGATGGCGGAAGAGTTGCCTGATTCGGTCCGGCAGCAGATCGCGATGGAGTTTGGACTCATCAGGAAGTCGAAGTCGACTGATCGTCAGCGAGTCTTTGATCGGCAAGAAGGATCGAGGAAACGGAAGACCCGAAAGCGGAAGAGGCCCGATTCCGGTGTACCGAAGCCTTTTCCTTTCTAG
- the bioB gene encoding biotin synthase BioB produces MSSIETTTQIQWHEVAQQVLSGNAFTREQGLELLQSSDSELLDLLAATFLVRRTYFGRTVQLYYLKNAKSGLCPEDCGYCSQSIVSDAPIEKYTIANERVLMEGAAKAASSQARTYCIVASGRGPTDREVDHVCRVVAKIKADHGLHICACLGLLKPDQAQRLADAGVDRINHNLNTSRRYYEEICTTHTYQDRIDTLEVAQKAGMELCSGLIVGMGETHDDILDTVFELQALNVKSIPVNFLHSIDGTPLEKREDLDPRQCLRILCLLRLVHPATEIRIAGGREVNLRSMQAMGLYAANSIFVSDYLTTKGQSAEDDFSMIEDLGFEVIIGGHEMAS; encoded by the coding sequence ATGAGTTCCATCGAAACGACCACTCAAATCCAATGGCATGAAGTTGCGCAACAGGTTTTGAGTGGAAATGCATTCACACGCGAGCAGGGTCTGGAACTCCTTCAGTCGAGTGACTCCGAACTTCTGGATCTTCTGGCAGCCACTTTCCTCGTCCGTCGCACATACTTCGGGCGGACTGTTCAGCTGTACTATTTGAAGAATGCCAAGAGCGGATTGTGTCCCGAAGATTGCGGGTATTGCTCGCAGTCGATCGTGTCGGATGCACCGATTGAAAAGTACACGATTGCGAATGAACGAGTGCTCATGGAAGGGGCTGCCAAGGCAGCTTCGAGTCAGGCACGAACATACTGCATCGTTGCTAGCGGCCGAGGACCAACCGATCGAGAAGTTGATCACGTTTGTCGCGTTGTCGCGAAGATCAAAGCCGATCACGGATTACATATTTGTGCCTGTCTTGGGCTTCTGAAACCTGATCAGGCTCAGCGACTCGCAGATGCAGGTGTCGACCGTATCAATCACAATCTGAACACATCACGTCGCTACTACGAAGAAATCTGCACCACTCACACGTATCAGGATCGAATTGATACGCTGGAAGTCGCGCAGAAAGCCGGCATGGAGTTGTGTAGCGGTTTGATTGTCGGGATGGGGGAAACTCACGATGACATCCTCGACACGGTCTTCGAACTGCAGGCGTTGAACGTCAAATCAATCCCGGTGAACTTCCTGCACTCGATCGATGGAACGCCTCTGGAGAAGCGTGAAGATCTTGACCCCCGGCAGTGCCTCCGTATTCTTTGCTTGTTGAGACTTGTCCATCCTGCGACCGAAATTCGCATCGCTGGCGGACGAGAAGTGAATTTGAGATCGATGCAAGCCATGGGGCTGTATGCTGCCAATTCGATTTTTGTGAGTGATTATCTCACTACGAAGGGGCAGTCAGCAGAAGACGATTTTTCGATGATCGAAGACCTCGGCTTTGAAGTCATCATTGGTGGACATGAAATGGCGTCTTAA
- a CDS encoding response regulator, whose translation MAGEQIVLIEDDREIQSTLKSVLEGIGYRVFTATNGVDGQKIIQEQEPDVVITDMMMPRMGGFPVLEYLSTLDSPPAVIMITANEGGRHKAYAEMLGAVDYLRKPFAMDVMIESVRNALEGRNSGQPKKGSSSPLGNRVSRKKSKDE comes from the coding sequence ATGGCTGGTGAACAGATCGTTCTCATCGAAGATGACCGCGAGATTCAATCGACTTTGAAATCTGTTTTAGAGGGGATTGGATATCGGGTCTTTACGGCGACGAACGGTGTGGATGGTCAGAAAATCATTCAGGAACAAGAGCCTGACGTCGTGATTACGGACATGATGATGCCGCGGATGGGGGGATTTCCTGTTTTGGAATACCTCTCAACGCTCGATTCCCCTCCGGCGGTCATTATGATTACGGCCAACGAAGGTGGACGGCACAAAGCCTATGCAGAAATGTTGGGGGCTGTCGATTATCTTCGTAAGCCATTTGCGATGGATGTCATGATCGAATCCGTCCGCAATGCACTCGAAGGACGGAATTCCGGTCAACCCAAGAAGGGATCATCAAGTCCACTTGGGAATCGGGTGTCCCGCAAAAAGTCGAAAGATGAGTAA
- a CDS encoding DUF3500 domain-containing protein, with product MSRLSVLTFLFLSTVASIGLTFWDANDPGNGMTASAEKFIKLLDADQKKTAVFEYGSPERLGWHFIPKDERKGLQVKHMTEAQQKAAFALLKNALSETGYQKTRQIMELEKVLNEFEEGKGRWARDFERYYFTFFGNPGSDERWGLSVEGHHLSLNFVVNDQQLIGTTPQFFASNPAIVKNENSVGVKVGTRVLDIEETAAFELVQSLSPEQKGQAIIAEEALTEIRAAGEPQPPVTEPVGIRYEDLTSEQRGMLLKLVNEYINAMPGPVAKQRDDQLHFDGLNKIHFAWAGATEPGIGHYYRVQSPSFLIEFVNTQPDAAGNPANHIHCVWRDLRGDFAVAIED from the coding sequence ATGTCACGACTTTCTGTTTTGACTTTTCTCTTCCTGTCGACGGTTGCTTCCATCGGATTGACCTTCTGGGATGCAAACGATCCTGGCAATGGGATGACAGCTTCCGCAGAAAAGTTCATTAAGCTTTTGGATGCTGATCAGAAGAAGACCGCGGTTTTCGAATACGGAAGTCCAGAACGCTTGGGGTGGCACTTCATTCCGAAAGATGAACGCAAAGGTCTGCAAGTCAAGCACATGACAGAAGCGCAACAGAAAGCAGCATTTGCGCTTCTAAAAAATGCTCTCAGCGAAACGGGATATCAGAAAACACGACAGATTATGGAACTCGAAAAAGTGCTCAATGAGTTCGAAGAAGGAAAAGGACGTTGGGCGCGAGATTTCGAACGTTATTACTTCACCTTCTTCGGAAACCCCGGATCTGATGAGCGTTGGGGACTTTCCGTCGAGGGGCACCACTTGTCGTTGAACTTTGTGGTCAACGATCAGCAATTGATCGGAACGACTCCGCAGTTTTTTGCATCGAACCCTGCCATAGTCAAGAACGAAAACAGTGTCGGCGTAAAGGTTGGAACTCGCGTGCTGGATATCGAAGAGACGGCAGCTTTTGAGTTGGTTCAGTCTTTGTCACCGGAACAAAAGGGGCAGGCGATCATTGCTGAGGAAGCGCTGACTGAAATCCGGGCAGCAGGAGAGCCACAACCGCCTGTCACCGAGCCGGTTGGTATTCGCTACGAAGATTTAACGAGTGAGCAACGGGGGATGCTGTTGAAACTCGTCAATGAGTACATCAATGCCATGCCTGGACCAGTTGCCAAACAGCGCGATGATCAGCTTCATTTCGACGGATTGAACAAAATTCACTTCGCCTGGGCCGGAGCGACTGAACCGGGAATCGGACACTACTACCGCGTTCAATCACCATCATTCTTGATCGAATTCGTGAACACACAGCCGGATGCAGCAGGCAATCCGGCCAACCATATTCACTGTGTCTGGCGTGATCTTCGCGGGGACTTTGCAGTTGCGATTGAGGACTGA
- a CDS encoding serine/threonine-protein kinase — MVPRTIPELEDLLIQLQLITVSDLSQLRSEVHGGLDVDGYLQLLERKQLLTTYQSGRVRKGETEGLVLGGCKLLYRNASGSFARVFRASRISDGQMLGMKVLRDRWANDPASIQLFRHEGQVGKRLKHPNIVPIYDVGSEGKFHFITMEFVEGGNLRDFMKIRKQLKPVEALRYALDIARGLEYALTQGITHRDMKTTNVLLSIQGVAKLIDFGLAADDSFFNRPGSPDLAQAIEYSTLERGTNAPANDPRSDLFFLGTILYELLSGEPPYPRTRDLEERRRFNRYRDIRPLAGMMPSLEWDIVSVVDRLIQINPGQRYQSPTELAEDLERLLEQLGHTPTQAVKAPVQEASSSTKTILCVENRPKRQDVLREYFSKHGFRLLLMGDVDRALNRIQKDPPQGIIFFGDVVGDRVVDDFKQCIKSTAGQDLVAVLVLSGSQSSLQNGLAEIDNRGKVLTQPIRLRDLRNAIQDPVESTT, encoded by the coding sequence ATGGTGCCGCGAACGATCCCAGAGCTTGAGGATTTACTGATCCAACTTCAGCTGATCACAGTCAGCGACCTTTCACAATTGCGTTCCGAAGTCCATGGCGGACTCGATGTTGATGGCTATCTCCAACTACTCGAACGCAAGCAACTTCTGACCACCTATCAGTCTGGTCGTGTTCGCAAAGGAGAAACAGAAGGCCTGGTGCTCGGTGGCTGCAAATTGCTGTATCGAAACGCATCAGGCAGCTTCGCAAGAGTCTTCCGCGCCAGCCGTATCAGCGATGGTCAAATGCTCGGAATGAAAGTTCTTCGCGATCGATGGGCCAACGATCCCGCGAGCATTCAACTCTTTCGACACGAAGGACAAGTCGGCAAGCGGCTCAAACACCCCAACATCGTTCCAATCTACGATGTCGGCAGTGAAGGAAAATTCCATTTCATCACCATGGAATTCGTCGAAGGTGGAAATCTTCGCGACTTCATGAAGATTCGCAAACAGCTCAAGCCCGTCGAAGCTTTGCGATATGCCCTCGATATTGCTCGCGGTCTGGAATACGCCCTGACGCAGGGAATCACTCACCGGGACATGAAAACAACAAACGTGTTGTTGAGCATTCAGGGAGTCGCAAAACTCATCGACTTCGGACTGGCAGCTGACGACTCATTTTTCAATCGCCCCGGCAGCCCCGACCTGGCACAAGCGATCGAGTACTCCACTCTCGAACGCGGGACGAACGCACCTGCCAATGATCCGCGCAGTGACCTCTTCTTCCTCGGAACCATTCTCTACGAACTTCTTTCCGGAGAGCCCCCTTACCCCAGAACTCGAGACCTCGAAGAACGCCGCCGCTTCAACCGGTATCGCGATATCCGTCCACTCGCTGGGATGATGCCGTCACTCGAATGGGACATCGTTTCCGTCGTCGATCGACTCATTCAAATCAATCCCGGTCAGCGTTATCAATCCCCGACCGAACTCGCCGAAGATCTCGAGCGCCTTCTTGAGCAACTCGGACATACTCCGACCCAGGCAGTCAAAGCTCCCGTTCAAGAAGCCTCCTCTTCAACGAAGACGATTCTGTGCGTGGAAAATCGCCCGAAGAGACAAGACGTTCTGAGGGAATACTTCTCGAAACACGGATTCCGACTGCTGCTCATGGGAGATGTCGACCGTGCTTTGAACCGGATTCAAAAAGACCCGCCGCAGGGGATTATTTTCTTCGGAGACGTTGTCGGCGATCGAGTCGTGGACGACTTCAAACAGTGCATCAAGTCGACCGCCGGGCAGGATCTCGTCGCTGTGCTCGTTCTGTCGGGAAGTCAGTCGTCGCTGCAGAATGGGCTAGCTGAGATCGACAATCGCGGCAAAGTCTTGACTCAGCCGATTCGACTCAGAGATCTACGCAACGCAATTCAGGACCCGGTCGAGTCGACAACGTGA
- the epmA gene encoding EF-P lysine aminoacylase EpmA produces the protein MNTSIVKDGSLRPQNVIQNLRKRAALLNHVRKEFHRQGYWEVETPLLSQETCIDQWIEPMECHAADQVRYLQTSPEFAMKRLVASGAESIYQICKAFRGHESGVNHNCEFTLVEWYRVGDNYHAQMDFVEDLLRSALDFSIQNAWIAPDQKPKQFHRISYESAFVEFANISALTATDDDLIQQAIDSGMTSSSKNAPLRDDVLNYLLATRVEPELEKLGSVFLYDYPASQSALAQVRNDQPPVSERFELYVNGIELCNGYQELTDPVELRQRMKHQNELRAKRGLRQFETETHLIKAMESSLPECAGVALGFDRLAMLCLGLTSVQDVIAFPFESA, from the coding sequence GTGAACACGTCAATCGTGAAAGACGGCTCACTTCGACCGCAAAATGTCATTCAGAATTTGAGGAAACGCGCCGCCCTCCTGAACCACGTTCGGAAAGAATTCCACCGACAGGGATATTGGGAGGTCGAGACTCCACTCTTGTCTCAGGAAACTTGCATCGATCAATGGATCGAGCCGATGGAGTGCCACGCTGCGGACCAGGTGCGTTACCTCCAGACATCTCCCGAATTTGCAATGAAGCGACTCGTCGCCAGCGGAGCCGAGTCAATCTATCAGATTTGCAAAGCTTTTCGTGGTCACGAATCAGGAGTGAATCACAACTGCGAGTTCACACTCGTTGAGTGGTATCGTGTCGGCGATAACTATCATGCCCAAATGGACTTCGTAGAAGACCTTCTGCGATCTGCCCTCGACTTCTCAATACAGAACGCCTGGATCGCACCAGACCAGAAACCGAAGCAGTTTCACAGAATCTCCTACGAATCCGCATTCGTCGAATTCGCCAACATCTCCGCGCTCACAGCGACAGACGATGATCTCATCCAGCAAGCGATCGATTCGGGAATGACATCTTCGAGTAAAAATGCCCCCCTGCGAGATGACGTGCTCAACTATCTGCTGGCAACACGCGTCGAACCCGAACTCGAAAAACTGGGCTCAGTTTTTCTGTACGATTACCCCGCCAGTCAATCTGCTCTCGCCCAAGTTCGCAACGATCAACCGCCAGTCTCCGAACGGTTTGAGCTGTACGTTAACGGCATCGAGCTTTGCAACGGGTATCAGGAACTGACTGATCCGGTAGAACTTCGCCAGAGAATGAAGCATCAGAACGAGCTGCGGGCAAAAAGAGGATTGCGCCAATTCGAAACGGAAACGCACCTGATCAAAGCGATGGAAAGTAGTCTTCCAGAATGTGCCGGAGTCGCACTCGGTTTTGACCGACTCGCGATGCTGTGCCTCGGACTGACATCCGTTCAAGATGTGATCGCGTTTCCCTTTGAGTCAGCATAA
- a CDS encoding acetolactate synthase, which yields MPSDFDNDDPVSPITARGRDWPCLRQFCVFMENRVGKLHSLLKQIEHHDLRILALSVVDTVDFAVARIMVDETDRAREIFELSGLNFIENDILGVQLPDDDKPFVSIFLALVAAEINISYTYPLLFRRGGKGAIAVYVDDVDQAGSILKDQGHRLLAEKDLLSDDEYF from the coding sequence ATGCCGTCGGATTTTGACAATGACGATCCTGTTTCCCCAATCACAGCCCGGGGACGTGACTGGCCCTGCCTCAGGCAATTCTGCGTCTTCATGGAAAACCGGGTCGGCAAGCTGCATTCGTTGTTGAAGCAGATTGAGCATCATGATCTTCGAATCTTGGCTCTCAGCGTCGTGGATACGGTCGATTTCGCCGTCGCTCGAATCATGGTCGACGAAACCGACCGGGCCCGAGAAATCTTCGAACTCTCTGGTTTGAATTTTATCGAGAATGATATTCTCGGCGTTCAGCTTCCCGACGATGACAAACCATTCGTCTCAATTTTTCTGGCACTCGTCGCAGCTGAGATCAACATCAGCTACACCTATCCGCTTCTGTTTCGGCGCGGGGGAAAAGGCGCAATCGCGGTCTATGTTGATGACGTCGATCAGGCGGGAAGCATTCTCAAAGACCAGGGGCACCGACTGCTCGCTGAGAAAGATCTGTTGAGCGACGACGAATACTTTTAG